Within the Leptogranulimonas caecicola genome, the region AGCGTGTGCGCAACTACTTTGGCGATGTCCGCTCAGAGATGCGCCGCGTCTCTTGGCCCACTCCTGCCGATCTCAAGAGCTACACAGTGGCTGTCATTGTGATCCTGGTGATCTTTGGCGTTGCGACCTGGCTCATCGATTCTGGCGTTGTGGCTGCCCTTATCGGCTTCTCTGGCTTGAGGGGCTAACATGGCCAAGCATTGGTACGTCATCCACACCTACTCCGGTTACGAGAACAAGGTCAAGAACGACCTTGAACGTCGAATCGAGTCCTATGGCTTGGGCCGTCAAGTGACTGACATCCAGATCCCCGTAGAGGAGGTCACGGAGGTCAAGGAGGGCGGCAAGCGCGAGACCAAGGAGAACAAAGTGTTCCCGGGTTACGTGCTTGTGCGCATGGAGGCAGACGACAATTCCTGGTCTGTAGTGCGTAACACCCCGGGCGTGACCGGCTTCGTGGGCATTGACGGCAAGCCCGCGCCTCTTACTCGCGCCGAGTTCAAAAAGATGATGGGCCATGGCGCCAAGGAGGGCGAAGCAGCTCCTCGCCGTACCGTCACTGATTTTGAGCCCGGTCAAGCGGTCCATGTGGAATCTGGCCCCCTGGCAGATTTCGATGGTACGGTATCCGAGGTCAATCCGGAGACTGGCAAGCTCAAGGTCATGGTCATGATCTTTGGGCGCGAGACTCCGGTGGAAGTAGATGCCGACCAGGTGTCTATCATCCACTAACCATAGCTTTGCCTAAGGCGCGAGGATACCCTGGCGCCTTAGGCATGACTACAAGGCTTCTTTGATGCCCTTCGTTTTGGTGAGAAACGCTTCTGTGGGGCATCTTGGATAGAGCATTGCAACAACGTACGAAAGGCACTAACGATGGCCCCTAAGAAAAAGGTCGCTAAGTTCATCAAGCTTCAGATCCCCGCTGGCGCTGCCAACCCCGCTCCTCCGGTAGGCCCCGCCCTGGGTGCTGCCCAGGTCAACATCATGCAGTTCTGCCAGGCGTTCAATGCTGCCACCAAGGATCAGGCTGGCGACATTATCCCTGTGGAGATCTCTGTCTACGAAGACCGCACCTTCGACTTCGTGTGCAAGACCCCTCCCGCAGCCAAGCTCATCTTGAAGGAGCTGGGCATCAAGAGCGGTTCTTCCGTCCCTCAGCGCGACAAGGTCGGCCAGCTCACCGACGAGCAGCTCACCAAGATCGCTGAGATCAAGATGCCCGACCTCAATGCCAACGACATCGACCATGCCAAGCGTATCGTTGCCGGCACCGCCCGTTCCATGGGCGTCACCATCGTCGAGTAGCCTCATCAAGAGGAGCTCTTTGTCCTGTAGCGCACCTCAGGTGCGCGGCTCTGCAGACCGCAGAGCAACGATGTGGGAGGACGCCATTGCGCCCGTTGACCACAGGAAGGCATTCCTATGCCCAAGCACGGAAAGCAGTATCGCGACGCAGAGGCCAAGATCGAGAACCGCCTCTACACCCCCAAGTCTGCCATGCAGACTGTGAAGGACCTCTCCTTCGCCAAGTTCGATGAGACCGTCGAGGCCTCCATTCGCCTGGGTGTCGACACTCGTAAGGCTGATCAGAACGTTCGTGGCTCCATCTCCCTGCCCCATGGCACCGGCAAGTCTGTGCGCGTCGCCGTCTTCGCCGAGGGCGAGAAGGCCCGCGAGGCCGAGGAGGCCGGTGCCGATGTGGTGGGAGGCGACGATCTGGTAGCCGCCATCCAGGCTGGCAACATCGACTTTGATGCCGCTATCGCCACGCCTCCCATGATGGCCAAGGTCGGTCGCATTGGTAAGATCCTGGGTCCCCGTGGCCTCATGCCCAACCCCAAGCTGGGCACCGTCACCATGGATGTGGCCAAGATGGTGAGCGAGCTCAAGGCTGGTCGTGTGGAGTATCGTGCCGACCGCTACGGCATCGTGCATGTCCCCATGGGCCGCGTTTCCTTCTCCTGCGAGGACCTCACCGAGAACTACGCCGCCCTCATCACCGAGCTCATTCGCGTCAAGCCCTCTTCTGCTAAGGGCAAGTATGTCAAGAGCGTAGCCTTTTCCTCTACCATGGGCCCGGGCGTCAAGGTTGACCCCACCATGATCCGCAACCTCCTGGAGGATTAGGGATCCATCTGACGGCCACTTTGCCGTCCCGCCATCGCACGTGTAGCGCCCTGCTCACCACAGGGCGCTTTCTTTTTACCGAGAAACCCTCACCCAGGAGGCGGATACCGGTGGGTAGGAAAGGTTTCTCGGCAAGGTTGGAGCCTGTAAGCATCTGTGAGCTGAGGGTTCGTGGAAGCTCCGTGAACAAGCTAGTCACAGGAGGCTTGCGCTTGACAGGGAGTGAGAAACGTCCATACTAGCAACGTCATGCCATCGCATGTCCGCTGCCAGAGACAGCCGGCGCCGCCCTTGCGGCTTAATGGGATATCCCGCCTGCCGAGGTGGTTCTCGATACATCGCATTCGGGGCCCCGTCTGGTTTTCGGACGGGGCTTTCTTTGTGGAGCAGAGAGGTCCCGTGCTCGCACGGATATGCCCGATCCGCCCATAAAGGAGGTGTACCTATGCCGTCTAAGAAAAACGTGGAGATGCTTCAGGAGGTCAACAACTCCCTGGACTCCTCCAAGGGTCTGTTTGTCATCGATTATCGCGGCCTTACCGTAAAGGAAGCCCAGGAGCTTCGCCGCAAGCTTCATGAGGCCGACGCCGAGATGAAGGTGTACAAGAACAACATCGTCAAGATCGCTTTGGCTGAGCACGATATGCCCAATATCGACGAATATCTCGAGGGCACCACGGCTTGCGTGTTCTACGCCGTGGATCCCGTAGAGGCTGCCAAGGCCATCAAGACCACGTCTAAGGAGCTCAACAAGGTCGAGTTCCTGGGTGGTATCTCTGATGGACAGGCTATCAACGCCGACCAGGCGCTGGCCATCGCAGACCTTCCCTCTCGCGAGGAAATGCTGGCTCGTCTGGCTGCAGCTTGCGCTGCTCCGCTCACCGGTATCGCCCGTGTGTGCAACGGTCCTATGCAGGGTCTGGTTACCGCGCTCACGGCTGTCGCCGAGAACGCAGAGTCTGGTCAGCAGGCTGCCTAGCCTGTCTGCTCGATCAGGCGCCCGCACGCCAACCGCATGGTTGGCCCGCACTGTCTTTCAGGGGTCTAATCAGACCCATTCGTTGGGGGACATCATCTGTGTCCCGCTTACTTAAGAAGGAGATCAGCAATGGCTGTCACCAAAGATGAGATCATTGAGGCCATTAAGGCCATGCCCGCCCTGGAGCTCTCTGAGCTCGTGAAGGAGCTCGAGGAGACCTTCGGCGTCTCCGCCGCCGCTCCCGTCATGATGGGCGCTATGCCCGCCGCCGGTGGCGCCGCTGAGCCCGCCGAGGAGAAGACCGAGTTCGACGTCATCCTCGAGGGCTTCGGCGACAACAAGATCGCCGTCATCAAGGAGGTCCGTGGCCTCACCAAGCTCGGCCTCAAGGAGGCCAAGGAGCTCGTGGAGTCTGCTCCCAAGCCCATCCTCGAGGGTGTCAAGAAGGACGAGGCCGAGGCCGCCAAGGAGCAGCTCGAGAAGGTTGGCGCTGCCGTTACCGTCAAGTAACTGGTGCCTTATCTCTAGGCCTTAGCTTTTAGTTTTCATAAAGAGCTTGCGGGTCCTCTTCTTTTGGAGAAGGGGGCCCGCTTTTTTGGCATAAAAGGAGTGGATGATTTTCTCGGCGTCAATTCTGGCCGAGAAAAGCCATCCACATAATCTTCATATATTAAGATCACAAGACCCCAGGTCAGAGCCTAAAGTGCTGTAGTTTATCTGAATCTGTTCTGATGTCAATAGTTGCATTGACTCAGCTTTGTTTCTTGGCTAGATTACTAATTTGCGACAATTGCCGCTATATGCCGTTTCAAAGGAGGAAATGCCTGGTGCGTACCGCAAACTCTCCCGTCACCTCCACAGACGCTACGGGCCGCGTGAGCTTCAGCAAGATTAGCCCTGCGATGGAGCTGCCCAACCTCATCACCGTCCAAAAGGAATCTTTCGAGCGTTTCATGGGGGAGGGGCTCGCGAATGCCTTCGCAGAGAGCTCTCCTATCGAAAACAACGCTGGCACTATGGAGATTACCTTTGGCACCCACGAGTTTGGCGATCCGGCCCATACTTTGGCCGAGTGCCGCGCCAAAGACCTCACCTACCAGGCCCCTCTTTTGGTGGAGGTTCGCTTCACCAACAAGGAGACCGGTGAGATCAAGGAGCAGCTGGTGTTCATGGGCGACTTCCCGCTTATGACAGACCGCGGCACCTTCATC harbors:
- the secE gene encoding preprotein translocase subunit SecE — protein: MANKERNKRAARKARQAERQRAEAQTLAQKQTPAAPAKDTSTKAVKKSGKPGFFQRVRNYFGDVRSEMRRVSWPTPADLKSYTVAVIVILVIFGVATWLIDSGVVAALIGFSGLRG
- the nusG gene encoding transcription termination/antitermination protein NusG: MAKHWYVIHTYSGYENKVKNDLERRIESYGLGRQVTDIQIPVEEVTEVKEGGKRETKENKVFPGYVLVRMEADDNSWSVVRNTPGVTGFVGIDGKPAPLTRAEFKKMMGHGAKEGEAAPRRTVTDFEPGQAVHVESGPLADFDGTVSEVNPETGKLKVMVMIFGRETPVEVDADQVSIIH
- the rplK gene encoding 50S ribosomal protein L11 — encoded protein: MAPKKKVAKFIKLQIPAGAANPAPPVGPALGAAQVNIMQFCQAFNAATKDQAGDIIPVEISVYEDRTFDFVCKTPPAAKLILKELGIKSGSSVPQRDKVGQLTDEQLTKIAEIKMPDLNANDIDHAKRIVAGTARSMGVTIVE
- the rplA gene encoding 50S ribosomal protein L1, which gives rise to MPKHGKQYRDAEAKIENRLYTPKSAMQTVKDLSFAKFDETVEASIRLGVDTRKADQNVRGSISLPHGTGKSVRVAVFAEGEKAREAEEAGADVVGGDDLVAAIQAGNIDFDAAIATPPMMAKVGRIGKILGPRGLMPNPKLGTVTMDVAKMVSELKAGRVEYRADRYGIVHVPMGRVSFSCEDLTENYAALITELIRVKPSSAKGKYVKSVAFSSTMGPGVKVDPTMIRNLLED
- the rplJ gene encoding 50S ribosomal protein L10 gives rise to the protein MPSKKNVEMLQEVNNSLDSSKGLFVIDYRGLTVKEAQELRRKLHEADAEMKVYKNNIVKIALAEHDMPNIDEYLEGTTACVFYAVDPVEAAKAIKTTSKELNKVEFLGGISDGQAINADQALAIADLPSREEMLARLAAACAAPLTGIARVCNGPMQGLVTALTAVAENAESGQQAA
- the rplL gene encoding 50S ribosomal protein L7/L12 — its product is MAVTKDEIIEAIKAMPALELSELVKELEETFGVSAAAPVMMGAMPAAGGAAEPAEEKTEFDVILEGFGDNKIAVIKEVRGLTKLGLKEAKELVESAPKPILEGVKKDEAEAAKEQLEKVGAAVTVK